A section of the Rattus norvegicus strain BN/NHsdMcwi chromosome 15, GRCr8, whole genome shotgun sequence genome encodes:
- the LOC134482246 gene encoding small integral membrane protein 14-like, with protein sequence MVEGGFDPCECICSHERAMRKFINLLQQSQSYCTNTECLRELPGPSGDSGISITVILMAWMVIAVLLFLLRPPNLRGFSLPGKPSSPHSGQVPPAPPVG encoded by the coding sequence ATGGTTGAAGGGGGATTTGATCCCTGTGAATGTATTTGCTCTCATGAACGCGCTATGAGAAAATTCATCAATCTGCTCCAGCAGTCCCAGTCCTATTGCACCAACACAGAATGCCTTCGGGAATTGCCAGGGCCCTCAGGCGACAGTGGCATCAGCATCACTGTGATCTTGATGGCCTGGATGGTGATCGCTGTGCTCCTCTTTCTACTGAGGCCTCCTAACCTGAGAGGCTTCAGCCTTCCTGGAAAGCCCTCCAGTCCTCACAGTGGACAGGTCCCGCCAGCCCCTCCTGTGGGCTAA